In Streptomyces sp. P3, one DNA window encodes the following:
- a CDS encoding cytochrome P450 has translation MTAPDTTGDEARKQPRVHFDRHAPEYRDRFEEQTRAFHSGCPLAWTDTYDGHWVAAGNRELLAFARAGEKLSNDHDVHGERRGYRGISIPAPPRGRGLRGGFLEMDPPEQRAYRTALNPYLSPAAVQRWVPFIDDVARACIDEKIETGRIDFVDDLANIVPAVFTLAMMGIPLKKWELYNEPAHAGVYTPPRSPEMARVVEGHMAMIRDIAATLQEVRAHPRPGLADALARLQIDGKAPPEEDLIGALALLIGGGFDTTTALTAHALEWLSQHPGERTRLSRERDTLLDTATEEFLRYFTPAPGDGRTVAEDCEIAGAELKEGDRLWLSWAMANRDPRVFTDPDQVDLARGGNRHTAFGLGIHRCIGSNVARTVFKRMLLQVLDRMPDFVCDPEGTVHYETIGVIQGMRHLPATFSPGNRLGPGLAETLENLQQACDEQGLAEPVTVRKAEAKLR, from the coding sequence ATGACCGCACCGGACACGACCGGCGATGAGGCCCGTAAACAGCCCCGCGTCCACTTCGACCGGCACGCGCCGGAGTACCGCGACCGATTCGAGGAGCAGACCCGGGCGTTTCACTCAGGCTGCCCGCTCGCCTGGACCGACACCTACGACGGACACTGGGTTGCCGCCGGCAACCGTGAGCTGCTCGCCTTCGCCCGGGCCGGTGAGAAGCTGTCCAACGACCACGACGTGCACGGCGAGCGCCGCGGCTACCGCGGCATCAGTATCCCGGCTCCGCCCCGCGGCAGGGGCCTGCGCGGCGGCTTCCTGGAGATGGACCCGCCCGAACAGCGCGCCTACCGCACCGCCCTCAACCCGTACCTGTCCCCGGCGGCAGTCCAGCGGTGGGTCCCGTTCATCGATGACGTGGCCCGCGCCTGCATCGACGAGAAGATCGAGACGGGCCGGATCGACTTCGTCGACGACCTCGCCAACATCGTCCCGGCCGTCTTCACGCTCGCCATGATGGGCATCCCGCTGAAGAAGTGGGAGCTGTACAACGAACCCGCCCACGCCGGCGTCTACACCCCGCCCCGCTCGCCCGAGATGGCACGGGTGGTGGAGGGGCACATGGCGATGATCCGGGACATCGCCGCCACGCTCCAGGAGGTCCGCGCCCACCCACGGCCGGGCCTCGCCGACGCACTCGCCCGTCTGCAGATCGACGGCAAGGCCCCGCCCGAGGAGGACCTGATCGGCGCCCTCGCCCTGCTTATCGGCGGCGGCTTCGACACCACCACCGCGCTCACCGCGCACGCCCTGGAGTGGCTGTCCCAGCACCCCGGCGAGCGGACCCGGCTGAGCCGGGAGCGCGACACCCTGCTGGACACCGCCACCGAGGAGTTCCTGCGCTACTTCACCCCCGCTCCCGGCGACGGCCGTACCGTCGCCGAGGACTGCGAGATCGCGGGCGCCGAGCTCAAGGAGGGCGACCGGCTGTGGCTGTCCTGGGCGATGGCCAACCGCGACCCGCGCGTCTTCACCGACCCCGACCAGGTCGACCTGGCCCGAGGCGGCAACCGCCACACAGCCTTCGGCCTGGGCATCCACCGCTGCATCGGCTCCAACGTCGCGCGGACCGTCTTCAAAAGGATGCTCCTCCAGGTCCTCGACCGGATGCCCGACTTCGTGTGCGACCCCGAGGGGACCGTCCACTACGAGACCATCGGCGTCATCCAGGGCATGCGCCACCTCCCGGCGACCTTCTCGCCGGGCAACCGCCTCGGACCCGGACTGGCGGAAACCCTGGAGAACCTTCAACAGGCCTGTGACGAGCAAGGACTGGCGGAGCCGGTCACGGTCCGCAAGGCGGAGGCGAAGCTCCGTTGA
- a CDS encoding CaiB/BaiF CoA-transferase family protein, giving the protein MKPLEGIRVLEVAMYGFVPSAGAVLADWGADVVKIEHAVTGDPQRGLRQTGSFRVEGDPNPNVAHANRGKRSLGLDMSRPEGREVLYELVKGSDVFLTSLMPGARARLGIDVDDIRAVNPRIVYARGTALGPRGPEADKGGYDMTAFWARAGTAASITPPGSDGMISPPGPAYGDTVSGTNLAGGVAAALLRRERTGEAPVVDVSLLGSGLWALGHTIAVSVHLDRPWEGVTPSAHGSPTNPLSGLYRTADHRFIAFVMLQPAKFWPDVCRCIGRPELADDPRFATAEAIAEHTKEAVKILREVIASRTLTEWSKDLAALDGPWAPVQDTLQAAADQQVRANGYIGQAGELELVTSPVQFDVEDTRLQAAPEFAAQTEEILAELGYDWDRILALKASGAIT; this is encoded by the coding sequence ATGAAGCCGCTCGAAGGCATCCGCGTCCTCGAAGTCGCCATGTACGGCTTCGTGCCCTCGGCCGGGGCCGTGCTCGCCGACTGGGGCGCCGACGTCGTCAAGATCGAGCACGCCGTCACCGGCGACCCGCAGCGCGGGCTGCGCCAGACCGGCTCGTTCCGGGTGGAGGGCGACCCCAACCCCAACGTCGCCCACGCCAACCGCGGCAAGCGCTCCCTGGGCCTGGACATGTCCCGACCCGAGGGCCGCGAGGTGCTCTACGAACTGGTCAAGGGCTCCGACGTCTTCCTCACCAGCCTCATGCCCGGCGCCCGCGCCCGCCTCGGCATCGACGTCGACGACATCCGCGCCGTCAACCCGCGCATCGTCTACGCCCGCGGCACCGCCCTCGGCCCGCGCGGCCCCGAGGCGGACAAGGGCGGCTACGACATGACTGCCTTCTGGGCGCGCGCGGGCACCGCCGCCAGCATCACCCCGCCCGGCAGCGACGGCATGATCAGCCCGCCCGGACCCGCCTACGGCGACACCGTTTCCGGCACCAACCTCGCCGGTGGCGTCGCCGCCGCCCTGCTGCGCCGGGAGCGTACCGGCGAGGCCCCCGTCGTGGACGTCTCCCTCCTCGGCAGCGGCCTGTGGGCGCTCGGCCACACCATCGCCGTCTCCGTCCACCTGGACCGCCCCTGGGAGGGGGTGACGCCCAGTGCCCACGGCTCACCCACCAACCCGCTCTCCGGGCTCTACCGCACCGCCGACCACCGGTTCATCGCCTTCGTCATGCTCCAGCCGGCCAAGTTCTGGCCCGACGTGTGCCGCTGCATCGGCCGGCCGGAACTCGCCGACGACCCCCGCTTCGCCACCGCCGAGGCCATCGCCGAGCACACGAAGGAGGCGGTGAAGATCCTCCGCGAGGTGATCGCGAGCCGCACCCTGACCGAGTGGTCCAAGGACCTCGCCGCGCTCGACGGACCCTGGGCACCCGTCCAGGACACCCTCCAGGCCGCCGCCGACCAGCAGGTCCGCGCCAACGGCTACATCGGGCAGGCCGGCGAGCTCGAACTGGTCACCAGTCCCGTCCAGTTCGACGTCGAGGACACCCGCCTCCAAGCCGCCCCGGAGTTCGCCGCCCAGACCGAGGAGATCCTCGCCGAGCTCGGCTACGACTGGGACCGCATCCTCGCCCTCAAGGCGAGCGGCGCGATCACCTGA
- a CDS encoding ferredoxin yields the protein MSDVKVRVDPERCQGHTLCAMRAPKVFELSEIDGHSSPVAEDVPGDQEDAVVEAVRSCPERAIGVF from the coding sequence GTGAGCGACGTGAAGGTACGCGTCGACCCCGAGCGCTGCCAGGGGCACACCCTGTGCGCCATGCGCGCCCCCAAGGTCTTCGAACTCAGCGAGATCGACGGACACTCCTCGCCGGTCGCCGAGGACGTCCCCGGTGACCAGGAGGACGCGGTGGTCGAGGCCGTCCGATCCTGCCCCGAACGCGCGATCGGCGTGTTCTGA
- a CDS encoding SDR family oxidoreductase has translation MRFKDKVIIVTGAGQGIGEGYARALAAEGARVVVAELNEEQGQRVAKEIGDALFVRTDVADPASAEELTGTVMREYGRIDHLVNNAAIFHGMRREGIVTVDYDYLDRFLKVNLLGALHVTRAALPHLQEGAAVVNQSSTAAWQATGFYGLAKAGINHLTASLAAELGPRGIRVNAIAPGPTDTEAARSIIPEEYRTAMVQSFALKRMGTPTDQAGALKFLLSDEAAWVTGQVIAVDGGSVVRL, from the coding sequence ATGCGGTTCAAGGACAAGGTGATCATCGTCACCGGGGCCGGCCAGGGCATCGGCGAGGGGTACGCCCGGGCACTGGCCGCCGAGGGCGCACGCGTGGTGGTCGCGGAGCTGAACGAGGAGCAGGGGCAGCGGGTCGCCAAGGAGATCGGTGACGCCCTGTTCGTGCGGACCGACGTGGCCGACCCCGCCTCGGCCGAGGAGCTCACCGGCACCGTCATGCGTGAGTACGGGCGCATCGACCACCTGGTCAACAACGCGGCCATCTTCCACGGCATGCGCCGCGAGGGCATCGTCACCGTCGACTACGACTACCTCGACCGCTTCCTGAAGGTGAACCTGCTCGGCGCCCTGCACGTCACCCGCGCCGCCCTGCCGCACCTTCAGGAGGGCGCGGCCGTCGTCAACCAGTCCTCCACCGCGGCCTGGCAGGCCACCGGCTTCTACGGGCTCGCCAAGGCCGGCATCAACCACCTCACCGCCTCCCTGGCCGCCGAACTCGGCCCGCGCGGCATCCGCGTCAACGCGATCGCGCCGGGCCCGACGGACACCGAGGCGGCCCGCAGCATCATCCCCGAGGAGTACCGCACGGCCATGGTGCAGTCCTTCGCCCTCAAACGCATGGGCACGCCCACCGACCAGGCGGGCGCCCTGAAGTTCCTGCTCTCCGACGAGGCCGCCTGGGTCACCGGACAGGTCATCGCCGTCGACGGTGGATCGGTGGTGCGGCTGTGA
- a CDS encoding NAD(P)-dependent oxidoreductase encodes MSRPSLRVGFIGLGRQGAPMARRIIAAGHETTLWARRPATLIPFADSGAKMVSSPAELAMTSDLVCLCVVDDADVEQVVTGPDGVLAGLRRGGVIAVHSTVHPDTCRRLETSARTCGVSLVDAPVSGGGRAADQGSLVVMAGGDLQVFAYCRPVFATYGDPVVHLGPTGSGQLAKILNNLLFTAHLGLAADVLGLGTTLGLDRAALSRVLSRSSAASFALDRVADAGGGLDRIASHAGSLLAKDVRLFAEIADRAGVREGAVLRGAALAALAAMGR; translated from the coding sequence ATGAGCAGACCTTCGCTGCGCGTGGGATTCATCGGACTGGGCAGGCAGGGCGCGCCCATGGCACGCCGCATCATCGCCGCCGGACACGAGACGACCCTGTGGGCCCGCAGACCCGCCACGCTGATTCCGTTCGCGGACAGTGGTGCCAAGATGGTCTCCTCGCCCGCCGAACTGGCCATGACCAGCGACCTGGTGTGCCTGTGCGTCGTCGATGACGCCGATGTCGAGCAGGTGGTCACCGGACCGGACGGGGTTCTCGCCGGGCTGCGCCGGGGCGGAGTGATCGCCGTCCATTCGACGGTGCACCCCGACACCTGCCGCCGCCTGGAGACGTCGGCCCGCACGTGCGGCGTCTCTCTCGTGGACGCGCCGGTCAGCGGGGGCGGCCGGGCGGCCGACCAGGGCTCCCTGGTCGTCATGGCGGGCGGGGACCTGCAGGTCTTCGCCTACTGCCGCCCGGTGTTCGCCACCTACGGCGACCCCGTCGTCCACCTCGGCCCGACCGGCTCCGGCCAGTTGGCGAAGATCCTCAACAACCTGCTGTTCACGGCCCACCTGGGGCTCGCCGCGGACGTGCTCGGGCTGGGGACCACCCTCGGTCTCGACCGAGCGGCGCTGAGCCGCGTGCTGTCACGCTCCAGCGCGGCCAGCTTCGCGCTGGACCGGGTCGCCGATGCCGGCGGCGGCCTGGACCGCATCGCTTCCCACGCGGGGAGCCTGCTCGCCAAGGACGTGCGCCTCTTCGCCGAGATCGCGGACAGGGCCGGCGTGCGCGAGGGGGCGGTACTCCGGGGGGCCGCCCTGGCCGCTCTCGCCGCGATGGGACGGTGA
- a CDS encoding ABC transporter substrate-binding protein yields MRRMLIGAATVVALLLAGCSTRSGDGPNTDSAPRSSPAAEKSSDFGTLKDVCGPGTDKSSSVQGVTGDEIQVGVMSDIGFTKRSEFVDAAKVFTSWCNDAGGINGRDLAPVTRDAKLMEVRQRVLEACKADFALVGGGSALDSLGVKDRLKCLLPNFPAQSSQIGAIGSDLQVLASGPTAGYFQYAGYYSWLLKEKYPDSAGKVGVIAGDSPVTKVMAAQFKEAVAGLGGKVSYSDLYPATGVSDWTPYAQSLKKDGVKGLVFLGDFASLAKLEQALTGIGYTPDWIDANSNAYGPAFPQLAGAALGTQHNYAELLGTAPLESAGDNPAVQQVIDLFEKYAPGRQVTYPALRAFSAWLLFATAARDCAELTRTCVYENAMKNTAFTAGGLQAPFDLTSKEPPKCYVIVEATAKGWQAADFRPDHGAYRCDAPTYKYKGDYGKPATLADVGKSLADLT; encoded by the coding sequence ATGCGCAGGATGCTGATCGGCGCGGCCACCGTGGTCGCGCTGCTGCTGGCCGGCTGCTCCACCCGGTCGGGTGACGGCCCCAACACCGACTCCGCACCGCGGTCGAGCCCCGCCGCCGAGAAGAGCTCCGACTTCGGCACGCTGAAGGACGTGTGCGGCCCCGGCACCGACAAGTCCTCCTCCGTCCAGGGCGTCACCGGCGACGAGATCCAGGTCGGCGTCATGTCCGACATCGGCTTCACCAAACGGTCCGAGTTCGTGGACGCCGCGAAGGTGTTCACGTCCTGGTGCAACGATGCGGGTGGCATCAACGGCCGCGACCTCGCGCCCGTCACCCGCGACGCGAAGCTGATGGAGGTCCGCCAGCGGGTGCTGGAGGCCTGCAAGGCGGACTTCGCGCTCGTGGGCGGCGGTTCGGCACTGGACAGTCTCGGCGTCAAGGACCGGCTGAAGTGCCTGCTGCCCAACTTCCCCGCCCAGTCCAGCCAGATCGGCGCCATCGGCTCCGACCTCCAGGTCCTCGCCTCCGGCCCCACCGCCGGGTACTTCCAGTACGCCGGCTACTACTCCTGGCTGCTGAAGGAAAAGTACCCGGACTCGGCTGGGAAGGTCGGTGTGATCGCGGGCGACTCTCCGGTCACCAAGGTCATGGCAGCTCAGTTCAAGGAGGCCGTCGCTGGTCTCGGTGGCAAGGTCTCCTACAGCGACCTGTACCCGGCGACCGGAGTCTCCGACTGGACGCCCTACGCCCAGTCGCTCAAGAAGGACGGCGTCAAGGGGCTCGTCTTCCTGGGCGACTTCGCGAGCCTGGCCAAACTGGAGCAGGCCCTCACCGGCATCGGATACACCCCCGACTGGATCGACGCCAACAGCAACGCCTACGGCCCCGCCTTCCCGCAACTGGCCGGCGCCGCCCTGGGCACACAGCACAACTACGCCGAACTCCTCGGCACCGCCCCGCTGGAGAGCGCCGGGGACAACCCGGCCGTCCAGCAGGTGATCGACCTGTTCGAGAAGTACGCCCCCGGCAGGCAGGTCACCTACCCGGCCCTGCGCGCCTTCTCCGCCTGGCTGCTGTTCGCCACCGCCGCCCGTGACTGCGCCGAGCTCACCCGCACGTGCGTGTACGAGAACGCCATGAAGAACACCGCCTTCACCGCCGGTGGCCTGCAGGCCCCCTTCGACCTCACCTCGAAGGAGCCGCCCAAGTGCTACGTCATCGTCGAGGCGACCGCCAAGGGCTGGCAGGCGGCCGACTTCCGACCCGACCACGGCGCCTACCGCTGTGACGCCCCCACCTACAAGTACAAGGGCGACTACGGCAAGCCGGCCACCCTCGCCGACGTCGGCAAGTCCCTGGCCGACCTGACCTGA
- a CDS encoding aldehyde dehydrogenase family protein, whose product MSGLVVKSQLIDGKLVAADSTFPSYNPANGDLLGHAPDATKADAETAVAAARRAFDTTDWATDTALRLRCLRQLHQALDDHREELRELTIAEVGAPRQLTHGPQLDDPIGLVTYYADLLETYEFTEDLGVKESRGQRHHRWVEKEAAGVVAAILPYNFPNQLALAKLAPALAAGCTVVLKAAPQTPLTTLALGELIAEHTDIPPGVVSVLSSSRTEVGELLTTHPDVDLVTFTGATTTGRAIMAAAADTVKRVFLELGGKSAMIVLDDADYTKAAMFAAFTICSHSGQGCALTSRLLVPRADHDRIVQLVAAGMGRVRVGNPAAPETAMGPLISEQQRDKVDAMVRRAVEEGATLVRGGKRVDPGWFYEPTLLAGVDPDSEIAQEEVFGPVLAVIPYDDEDDAVRIANHSKYGLSGAVHSADDERAIRLARRIRTGTFSINGGNYFSADVPFGGFKQSGIGRESGRAGFEEFLEEKAFGRVVPPEEVA is encoded by the coding sequence GTGAGCGGTCTCGTCGTCAAGTCCCAGCTGATCGACGGCAAGCTGGTCGCCGCGGACAGCACCTTCCCCTCGTACAACCCCGCCAACGGCGACCTGCTCGGCCACGCTCCGGACGCCACGAAGGCAGACGCCGAGACCGCGGTCGCCGCCGCCCGGCGCGCCTTCGACACCACCGACTGGGCCACGGACACCGCACTGCGGCTGCGCTGCCTGCGCCAGCTGCACCAGGCCCTCGACGACCACCGCGAGGAGCTGCGCGAGCTGACCATCGCCGAGGTCGGCGCACCGCGCCAGCTCACCCACGGCCCTCAGCTGGACGATCCGATCGGCCTCGTGACGTACTACGCGGACCTCCTGGAGACCTACGAGTTCACCGAGGACCTCGGAGTCAAGGAGAGCCGAGGCCAGCGCCACCACCGCTGGGTGGAGAAGGAGGCGGCCGGGGTGGTCGCCGCCATCCTGCCGTACAACTTCCCCAACCAGCTCGCCCTCGCCAAGCTCGCCCCCGCGCTCGCGGCCGGCTGCACGGTCGTCCTCAAGGCAGCCCCGCAGACGCCGCTGACCACTCTCGCTCTCGGTGAACTCATCGCGGAGCACACCGACATCCCACCCGGTGTCGTGAGCGTCCTCAGCTCCTCGCGCACCGAGGTCGGCGAACTGCTCACCACCCACCCCGACGTGGACCTGGTCACGTTCACCGGCGCCACCACCACCGGGCGGGCCATCATGGCCGCCGCGGCCGACACCGTGAAACGGGTCTTCCTCGAACTCGGCGGCAAGTCCGCCATGATCGTCCTGGACGACGCGGATTACACCAAGGCCGCCATGTTCGCCGCCTTCACCATCTGCTCCCACTCCGGCCAGGGCTGCGCCCTCACCTCCCGCCTCCTCGTCCCGCGGGCCGACCACGACCGGATCGTGCAGCTCGTCGCCGCGGGCATGGGCCGCGTCCGCGTCGGCAACCCGGCCGCCCCGGAGACCGCGATGGGTCCCCTCATCAGCGAGCAGCAGCGCGACAAGGTCGACGCCATGGTCCGACGCGCCGTCGAAGAAGGGGCGACCCTCGTCCGCGGCGGCAAGCGCGTCGACCCCGGCTGGTTCTACGAACCCACCCTCCTCGCCGGTGTCGACCCCGACAGCGAGATCGCCCAGGAGGAGGTCTTCGGCCCCGTCCTCGCGGTCATCCCCTACGACGACGAGGACGACGCCGTCCGCATCGCCAACCACTCGAAGTACGGCCTGTCCGGCGCCGTGCACAGCGCCGACGACGAGCGCGCCATCCGCCTCGCCCGCCGCATCCGCACCGGCACCTTCTCGATCAACGGCGGCAACTACTTCTCCGCCGACGTGCCGTTCGGCGGATTCAAACAGTCCGGCATCGGCCGGGAGAGCGGACGCGCCGGGTTCGAGGAGTTTCTGGAGGAGAAGGCCTTCGGCCGCGTCGTACCCCCCGAGGAGGTGGCATGA
- a CDS encoding alpha/beta hydrolase encodes MTSLEPELTTAVRRQVVDVRGVPASALVAEVPRPQAVIVALHGGATTSAYFDHPGHPRLSLLRTAAAAGFTVLAPDRPGYGSSAGHEDHMRMPDQRTDFAYGAVEALLKDRARGVGVFLWAHSAGSELALRMASAPRAGELLGVELAGMGRVHHPRAVRAMEEWRSDPTRTRPSLRQALWYPPQAYPPDVHGGQRIGAASPAYEGHREGWQEDLMRLAARVEVPVHVTLAEHEQVWINGPEGLSDLASLFTGSPRVVLHEQAGAGHNTSVGRTALAYHLHVLAFVEECALGVPALPAERGRRDG; translated from the coding sequence ATGACCTCACTCGAACCCGAACTCACCACTGCCGTACGCCGGCAGGTCGTCGATGTGCGCGGCGTCCCCGCCTCCGCACTGGTGGCCGAGGTGCCGCGACCGCAGGCCGTGATCGTGGCCCTGCACGGTGGCGCCACCACCTCGGCCTACTTCGACCACCCCGGGCACCCGAGGCTCTCCCTGCTGCGCACCGCCGCCGCGGCCGGCTTCACCGTCCTCGCCCCGGACCGCCCCGGTTACGGCAGTTCCGCCGGGCACGAGGACCATATGCGCATGCCCGATCAGCGCACCGACTTCGCGTACGGGGCCGTCGAGGCGCTGCTGAAGGACCGTGCACGCGGTGTGGGCGTGTTCCTGTGGGCGCACTCGGCGGGCTCCGAACTCGCGCTGCGCATGGCAAGCGCCCCGCGGGCCGGGGAACTGCTCGGCGTGGAACTGGCCGGAATGGGCCGGGTGCACCACCCCCGGGCCGTGCGGGCGATGGAGGAGTGGCGGAGCGACCCGACCCGCACCCGGCCCAGCCTGCGCCAGGCGCTGTGGTACCCGCCGCAGGCCTACCCGCCCGATGTACACGGCGGACAGCGCATCGGCGCGGCCTCGCCCGCCTACGAGGGACACCGGGAGGGCTGGCAGGAGGACCTGATGCGGCTGGCGGCGCGCGTCGAAGTGCCGGTCCACGTCACCCTCGCTGAGCACGAACAGGTGTGGATCAACGGGCCGGAGGGCCTGTCGGACCTCGCCTCGCTGTTCACCGGCTCACCTCGCGTGGTGCTCCACGAACAGGCGGGGGCGGGCCACAACACCAGCGTCGGGCGGACCGCCCTCGCATACCACCTGCACGTCCTGGCCTTCGTCGAGGAGTGCGCGCTCGGCGTGCCCGCGCTACCCGCGGAACGGGGACGGCGCGATGGGTGA
- a CDS encoding OB-fold domain-containing protein, translating to MSETGGTVRPQPEIRQETEFFWTSGRDGRLRFQTCTACRALIHPPEPVCRHCRGHETGVGEVSGFATLIGFTVNHRFPFPGLPCPFVVAQVAIEEDPRVRLTTNVVGCAPEDLRIGMRMEVVFEQAGEAWLPLFRPCAEQPPPAPLPEDPPVARHLRPALSGVRFEDRAVISGTGTSRIGRRLMVPPLDLTVEACEKAVADAGLTLDDIDGLCTYPGGGAYGGFAEGGVTALESALGIRPVWHNGAGETPGPGGSVIAAMLAVAGGLARHVLCFRTVWEATYGELVRQGRISVPRRADAEGWFKPFGAVSPAVMLAMNAQRHMHRYGTTRETLGWIALNQRANAARHPDAIYRDPLTMDDYLTARTVTTPFGLYDCDVPCDASVAVVVSAAETAPDLPGPPVRVEAVGTQIVERPEWDQSTLTHEPQVLGQAAHLWTRTDLRPADVDLALLYDGFTFNCLSWIEALGFCGIGEARDFLDGGKNIAPDGPLPLNPHGGQLSHGRTHGMGLLHEAVLQLRGQAGQRQVAGARTAVVSSGGLTPSGVLLLRTDA from the coding sequence TTGAGCGAGACCGGGGGCACCGTCCGTCCACAGCCGGAGATCCGCCAGGAGACCGAGTTCTTCTGGACATCCGGCCGGGACGGACGGCTCCGCTTCCAGACCTGCACCGCGTGCCGGGCACTGATCCACCCGCCGGAGCCCGTCTGCCGCCACTGCCGGGGACACGAGACCGGGGTCGGGGAGGTCTCGGGCTTCGCCACCCTGATCGGCTTCACCGTCAACCACCGTTTCCCGTTCCCCGGCCTGCCCTGCCCGTTCGTCGTCGCCCAGGTGGCGATCGAGGAGGACCCGCGCGTCAGGCTGACCACCAACGTCGTCGGCTGCGCGCCGGAGGACCTGCGGATCGGCATGCGCATGGAGGTGGTGTTCGAGCAGGCCGGCGAGGCATGGCTCCCCCTGTTCCGGCCGTGCGCCGAGCAGCCCCCGCCCGCACCCCTGCCCGAGGACCCCCCGGTCGCCAGGCATCTGCGCCCGGCGCTGAGCGGAGTCCGGTTCGAGGACCGTGCGGTCATCAGCGGCACCGGCACTTCGCGCATCGGCCGCCGTCTGATGGTCCCGCCCCTCGACCTCACCGTCGAGGCCTGCGAGAAGGCCGTCGCCGACGCGGGTCTCACCCTCGACGACATCGACGGTCTGTGCACCTACCCCGGCGGCGGCGCCTACGGCGGCTTCGCCGAGGGCGGTGTGACCGCGCTGGAGTCCGCGCTCGGGATCCGCCCGGTGTGGCACAACGGCGCGGGGGAGACCCCCGGCCCGGGCGGTTCGGTGATCGCCGCGATGCTCGCGGTCGCGGGCGGCCTGGCTCGGCACGTGCTGTGCTTCCGCACGGTGTGGGAGGCGACGTACGGAGAGCTCGTCCGGCAGGGCAGGATCTCCGTGCCCCGACGGGCGGACGCGGAAGGCTGGTTCAAGCCCTTCGGCGCCGTCTCGCCCGCCGTCATGCTCGCGATGAACGCCCAGCGGCACATGCACCGCTACGGCACCACTCGGGAGACCCTCGGCTGGATCGCCCTCAACCAGCGCGCCAACGCGGCCCGCCACCCGGACGCGATCTACCGCGACCCGCTCACCATGGACGACTACCTCACCGCGCGCACCGTCACCACCCCCTTCGGCCTCTACGACTGCGACGTCCCCTGCGACGCCTCCGTCGCCGTCGTCGTCTCCGCCGCCGAGACCGCCCCCGACCTCCCCGGGCCACCGGTGCGCGTCGAGGCCGTCGGCACGCAGATCGTCGAACGCCCCGAATGGGATCAGTCCACCCTCACGCACGAACCCCAGGTGCTCGGCCAGGCAGCCCACCTGTGGACGCGCACGGACCTGCGTCCCGCCGACGTGGACCTGGCACTGCTCTACGACGGCTTCACCTTCAACTGCCTGTCCTGGATCGAGGCGCTCGGCTTCTGCGGCATCGGCGAGGCCCGCGACTTCCTGGACGGAGGCAAGAACATCGCCCCGGACGGCCCGCTTCCCTTGAACCCGCACGGTGGTCAGCTCTCCCACGGCCGCACCCACGGCATGGGCCTGCTCCACGAGGCCGTGCTCCAGTTGCGCGGCCAGGCGGGGCAGCGGCAGGTCGCGGGCGCGCGCACCGCGGTGGTCTCCAGCGGCGGGCTCACCCCCAGCGGCGTACTCCTGCTCAGGACGGACGCATGA
- a CDS encoding DoxX family protein, with the protein MGEAFDAALLVVRLVLGAVMVAHGWNHWRGGGGITGTARWFAGLGLTRPRLQAWLSVVTEIGAGALLVLGLLTPLACAAVLSVMLVAGLLAHRPHGFFVFKEGWEYVLVLAVLSLALGAWGPGEYAVDTAAGTAVTGWAGAGVVLGLGVVATAGLLAAFWRPRRTA; encoded by the coding sequence ATGGGTGAGGCCTTCGACGCCGCGCTGCTGGTGGTCCGGCTCGTGCTGGGCGCGGTCATGGTGGCGCACGGCTGGAACCACTGGCGGGGCGGGGGCGGCATCACCGGCACCGCGCGCTGGTTCGCCGGCCTGGGGCTGACCCGGCCGCGCCTGCAGGCGTGGCTCAGTGTGGTCACCGAGATCGGCGCGGGCGCCCTCCTGGTGCTCGGACTGCTCACGCCGCTGGCCTGCGCGGCGGTGCTGTCGGTCATGCTGGTCGCAGGGCTGCTCGCCCACCGGCCGCACGGGTTCTTCGTGTTCAAGGAAGGCTGGGAGTACGTCCTCGTCCTGGCCGTGCTCTCCCTCGCGCTCGGCGCCTGGGGTCCGGGGGAGTACGCGGTGGACACGGCGGCCGGCACCGCGGTCACGGGGTGGGCGGGCGCCGGCGTCGTACTGGGACTGGGCGTGGTGGCGACCGCCGGACTGCTCGCTGCGTTCTGGCGCCCCCGGAGGACTGCATGA